A single Drosophila miranda strain MSH22 chromosome XR, D.miranda_PacBio2.1, whole genome shotgun sequence DNA region contains:
- the LOC108152582 gene encoding cytochrome c oxidase assembly protein COX18, mitochondrial: MTTLLLLRACRRPNTAATYTNGYLRASTPNGTLDRRLASTEAAAASVQLANSGDLVGFWQTLSNSTPVAYMQDALIQIHDYSNLPWWSSIVLSTFLFRGVVTLPLTIYQQKITARIERIGLEMPALVEELKREAAMARQKFKWSDKETLIVYRRSIKKQWQKLIVRDNCHPMKTIIVLWGQIPLWIFQSVALRNLVYMLPDPTTLQAQITATEMTIGGFGWIPNLTVVDSSYILPVTLGLLNLGIIELQAMTRTRPPTRLQNIANHVFRGLSVVMVPVACTVPSALCVYWVASSTFGLAQNMLLLSPEVRRAVGIPKTQTELSQPYDQIWLKIQQRVKLAPQPADKPTTK, encoded by the exons atgacaacgttgctgctgctgcgtgcCTGCCGACGGCCAAACACTGCGGCCACCTACACCAATGGCTACTTACGGGCAAGCACACCAAACGGCACGCTCGATCGTCGCCTGGCATCAACAGAAGCGGCGGCGGCAAGTGTGCAACTCGCCAATTCTGGCGATCTAGTGGGATTTTGGCAGACTCTATCAAATAGCACTCCAGTTGCCTATATGCAGGATGCACTTATCCAGATCCACGACTACAGTAACCTGCCCTGGTGGTCCTCCATTGTGCTGTCCACGTTCCTGTTTCGAGGTGTCGTCACGTTGCCGCTGACGATTTACCAGCAAAAAATTACTGCGCGCATAGAACGGATAGGCTTGGAAATGCCAGCTCTAGTGGAGGAGCTGAAGCGTGAGGCGGCGATGGCTAGGCAGAAATTCAAGTGGAGTGACAAGGAAACGTTAATCGTCTACAGGCGTTCG ATTAAGAAGCAATGGCAAAAACTGATAGTGCGCGACAACTGCCATCCAATGAAGACAATCATCGTGCTGTGGGGTCAGATTCCTCTGTGGATTTTCCAGTCCGTCGCCCTTCGCAATTTGGTTTACATGCTGCCGGATCCGACCACATTACAAGCCCAGATTACCGCCACAGAAATGACAATTGGCGGATTTGGCTGGATACCAAACCTCACTGTGGTGGACAGTTCCTATATACTGCCTGTGACCCTAGGCCTCCTCAATCTGGGCATCATAGAGCTCCAAGCCATGACGAGAACACGGCCGCCCACACGTCTGCAGAACATTGCCAATCATGTGTTTCGCGGACTGAGCGTCGTTATGGTACCAGTGGCCTGCACCGTGCCCTCGGCTCTCTGTGTGTACTGGGTGGCCTCCAGCACCTTTGGTCTGGCCCAAAATATGTTGCTTCTCTCCCCCGAAGTGCGACGGGCAGTGGGAATACCCAAAACCCAAACGGAACTGAGCCAACCGTACGACCAGATCTGGCTAAAGATACAGCAAAGAGTGAAGCTCGCTCCGCAGCCTGCAGATAAGCCGACAACCAAGTGA
- the LOC108151556 gene encoding F-box only protein 39, whose translation MNTFLTTLNCFHPPWQTIPTVALTQIFDYLEPEDRRSAASVCYAWRQCLFQKRYFRNFRFQIDVARDDQLTFFHRSMAHLVRELVIVFDFHNAFQIQKMRRLLYKVARCENIQALRFQTHNVGLVVVGNMNSDHFVAIEQCFVEPLKLFLNRKSKPCHLLDLGAIEALTYYGQDLLRSCGKPQELEQLTLASLKYDPSHYPILSLDITLLQKCANLQVLSLDYDTLTDDLLHTIQVLPLRKFIIVVHGLDSEEQASVSEYAWANFARHFTNIDLVLTLVYAYEAIELLQTRVLRRHMPVTHVRLLFCEFMNSEALDWMSLNNKDTLRSIYYMDSAYKHNNRLDYARHNFMRQDPFVMMAWRCMHLEEIVVHGYLMDPHNLVGIARLRGRKLKRLEVSMIDWSMAPLNAYKEEICSLLGQQWAPIRIDKLPPSLSYGPVDYEVRDQFVYEMLRQDLG comes from the exons ATGAATACATTTTTAACAACTTTAAATTGCTT CCACCCACCATGGCAAACAATACCAACAGTGGCATTAACTCAGATTTTCGACTATCTGGAGCCCGAGGACAGACGGTCGGCAGCAAGTGTTTGCTACGCCTGGAGACAGTGCCTCTTTCAAAAACG ATACTTTAGAAACTTTCGCTTTCAAATCGATGTGGCGCGCGATGATCAGTTAACCTTCTTCCACCGCAGTATGGCCCATCTGGTCAGAGAGCTGGTGATTGTCTTTGACTTTCACAATGCATTTCAGATTCAGAAAATGCGACGACTTCTTTACAA AGTGGCTCGTTGTGAGAACATCCAAGCGCTGCGTTTCCAAACCCACAATGTAGGTCTTGTTGTCGTTGGAAACATGAACAGCGATCACTTTGTGGCCATAGAACA ATGCTTTGTGGAACCTTTAAAGTTGTTTCTTAATCGCAAAAGTAAGCCCTGTCATCTGCTGGATCTAGGTGCCATTGAAGCTCTTACCTACTACGGTCAGGACTTGCTTAGGTCCTGTGGCAAACCACAGGAGCTGGAGCAGCTGACACTGGCCAGCCTTAAATACGATCCTAGTCACTATCCAATACTCTCGCTGGACATAACGCTTCTGCAGAAGTGCGCTAACCTTCAGGTGCTGTCGTTGGACTACGATACGCTCACTGATGACCTGCTGCACACCATCCAGGTGCTGCCACTCCGAAAATTTATCATCGTAGTCCATGGCCTGGACAGCGAGGAGCAGGCCAGTGTGTCGGAGTATGCCTGGGCCAACTTTGCCAGGCATTTTACAAACATTGATCTAGTGCTGACGTTGGTGTACGCCTACGAGGCCATTGAGCTGCTGCAGACTCGTGTCCTGCGTCGCCACATGCCAGTGACCCATGTGCGGCTACTCTTCTGTGAGTTCATGAATTCTGAGGCCCTGGACTGGATGTCGCTGAACAATAAGGACACGCTGCGGAGCATTTACTATATGGACTCAGCGTATAAGCATAACAATCGCTTGGACTACGCCCGTCACAACTTTATGCGCCAGGACCCCTTCGTAATGATGGCCTGGCGTTGCATGCATCTGGAGGAAATTGTAGTCCATGGCTATCTGATGGATCCGCACAATCTGGTGGGCATTGCCCGTTTGCGAGGTCGCAAGCTGAAGCGTTTGGAGGTTTCCATGATTGACTGGTCCATGGCTCCGCTGAATGCCTATAAAGAG GAAATCTGCTCCCTCCTGGGACAACAGTGGGCACCCATCAGAA